One window of the Pieris brassicae chromosome Z, ilPieBrab1.1, whole genome shotgun sequence genome contains the following:
- the LOC123718889 gene encoding protein SERAC1 → MSLKDRLKPLLKIFKYSSIIGGSALLIAYHFKQTHIRISKIVNPCVLDAEKKCSPEYIYIDDPSYDAAMKAENDRENKQTVGFSRIWKSLKYSLAWKLLWLCRHGSKEQRNIALEQLAAFKNNKSWDCLKLAQALDHDTAVLLARTRGADLRYFLPPPIHVRRAALTSELTSFKLRDLLTAVQGVNPHGCIQYFLTKYFLNVQEQPVEVDVPNKPDNLTEKELCILCLDGIHHHLSLFYQKNYEEDVSVKTLIKLGILPCLAELLLRYHNDIDMDIAVLKVLTILSIHSNLSKDFFQNGLVRDLSRLLRSNDVRLASSAAVSLVNISGEFLFRPGLYLLYPLYRTPVQYTCDTLLVHGLRGGVFVTWRQRDKTCFKPIGILEVSVSDADCNPCKENETEAKYYDLELQQVLDDIIEQEEESLLANMEVVLHDLPIDSRRETILNTFTANKKRNALIQEEEDKCSYTFCWPKDWLPKDCKNLRILGINYWSSLSEWLEHCPLQNADISTRAAELIPKLVDAEVGKKDVVWLTHSMGGLIVKQLLIEASESSNTLIKQISNYTKAIFFYSTPHKGSALATMPRAAAAILWPSQDVKQLQENSPLLLDIHKAFLKYAERYSWETISFAETLPTPVTAFKVPIHFVEPNSADLGRGMFYQLPLDHLSICKPATRQSVLYTTVLDVLQRVTADVELHKSNNYIHSFIDYILSTTRLKIKAIIEILDEAQSVERLHSIEKILLSTFTDDFWD, encoded by the coding sequence ATGAGCTTGAAGGACAGATTAAAACcgctgttaaaaatatttaagtattcttCTATCATTGGAGGCAGTGCTTTACTAATAGCTTATCATTTTAAACAGACACATATAAGGATCTCTAAAATAGTGAATCCATGTGTTCTCGAtgctgaaaaaaaatgttctccagagtatatttatatagatgaTCCCTCATATGATGCTGCTATGAAAGCTGAAAATGACAGGGAAAACAAACAAACCGTAGGTTTTTCACGGATTTGGAAGAGTCTTAAGTATTCATTAGCCTGGAAACTTCTTTGGCTTTGTCGACATGGAAGTAAAGAACAACGAAATATAGCTTTAGAACAATTAGcagcatttaaaaataataaaagttggGATTGTTTAAAGCTAGCTCAAGCTCTTGACCATGATACCGCAGTTTTACTTGCTCGGACACGGGGTGCTgatttaagatatttcttACCACCTCCCATACATGTCCGCAGAGCAGCTTTAACTTCAGAACTAACATCATTTAAGTTAAGAGACTTACTTACAGCTGTACAAGGTGTAAATCCTCATGGCTGTATACAATACTttctaacaaaatattttcttaatgttcAAGAACAACCTGTAGAAGTTGATGTACCCAATAAACCAGATAATCTAACTGAGAAAGAACTTTGTATTTTATGTCTGGATGGGATCCATCATCACTTGTCACTATTCtatcaaaaaaattatgaagaaGATGTGTCTGTTAAAACCTTAATAAAATTAGGAATTTTACCTTGTTTAGCTGAACTTCTATTAAGATATCACAATGATATTGATATGGATATAGCTGTATTAAAAGTGCTTACTATATTAAGTATACATAGCAATCTTTCAAAGGATTTCTTTCAAAATGGTTTAGTAAGAGACTTATCAAGACTATTAAGATCAAATGATGTACGATTAGCTAGTTCTGCTGCAGTATCCTTAGTTAATATCTCTGGAGAATTTTTATTCAGACctggtttatatttattgtacccATTATACAGAACTCCAGTTCAATATACTTGTGATACCTTGTTGGTGCATGGTCTTAGAGGTGGTGTGTTTGTTACATGGCGACAAAGAGATAAAACATGCTTTAAGCCTATTGGTATTTTAGAAGTATCTGTTTCTGACGCTGACTGTAATCCATGTAAGGAGAATGAAACAGAGGCAAAATACTATGACCTAGAGCTGCAGCAGGTTTTAGATGATATAATAGAACAGGAAGAAGAGTCATTGCTGGCAAATATGGAAGTTGTTTTACACGATCTTCCAATAGATTCAAGACGTGAAACAatcttaaatacatttacagcaaataaaaaaagaaatgcttTGATACAAGAAGAAGAAGATAAATGCAGCTACACCTTCTGTTGGCCAAAAGATTGGTTACCAAAAGATTgcaaaaatttaagaattttagGAATTAATTATTGGAGTTCCCTTTCTGAATGGTTAGAACATTGTCCCTTACAAAATGCTGATATATCAACAAGAGCAGCTGAACTTATACCAAAATTGGTAGATGCTGAAGTGGGAAAGAAAGATGTTGTGTGGCTAACTCATTCCATGGGAGGCCTTATAGTTAAACAGTTGTTAATAGAAGCATCAGAGAGTAgcaatactttaattaaacaaataagtaACTACACAAAAGCAATATTCTTTTACAGTACACCACACAAAGGCAGTGCCCTAGCCACTATGCCAAGAGCGGCTGCTGCTATTTTGTGGCCATCACAAGATGTAAAACAATTGCAAGAAAATTCGCCACTGCTGCTTGATATTCACAAAGCCTTTCTTAAGTATGCTGAAAGATACAGCTGGGAGACAATTAGCTTTGCTGAAACATTACCAACTCCTGTTACTGCTTTTAAAGTACCAATTCATTTTGTAGAACCTAATTCAGCCGATCTTGGCAGAGGAATGTTCTATCAATTACCATTAGACCATTTATCCATTTGTAAACCAGCAACTCGGCAATCAGTTTTATATACAACTGTTTTAGATGTCCTACAGAGGGTAACAGCAGATGTAGAATTgcataagtcaaacaattatatacatagttttattgattatattctGTCGACAACACGTCTGAAAATAAAAgctattattgaaatattagatGAAGCACAGAGTGTAGAACGTCTTCAtagtatagaaaaaatattgttaagtaCATTCACAGATGATTTCTGGGATTAA